The proteins below come from a single Limosilactobacillus reuteri genomic window:
- a CDS encoding phosphoenolpyruvate carboxykinase has protein sequence MSKESKIIDTKSLYVNPDRGVATLNYSQNYFTDITSLINSDEVKEIVRLYLASRNPDNDDDAFDNATVNKFVDILKKVLFEDDSAFDEYDPKDILESVEELYSYYRSLLRVSVINLSDNKIIGNEFRTIDTQFNDLVRKAYRILEEKLQGFENRTYRQVNAATNATILVQQQDWKIPAGYEELKDIDFINTVMLRPPMMMHTKSNKREGVFSEVKDNPIERFRGERGKWYCYPAKIGESLAFIYFNVDYLVNGIALSNLFEIASPDEIKGQKPDMILLFGLKETEGMVSHYYRDEKNDLWVGEVPYTDKTTYFGYMKKMCLTLHNLHQIYNGRLPIHGSMLKIKFTNGKEKNVVFFGDSGAGKSESIEALQELADDKIVSMETIFDDMGSFTLTDGEPGVYAQGTETGAFVRLDDLSSAVAFNNMDRGVYLNPEQKNARVIIPADTYENVIKHHHIDMWLYANNYSDEVGIHRFDTEEEAEKVFIAGQRKALGTTDEVGMSKTFFANPFGPVQEPELTKPIIDKVFTKLFDQDVYVGEIFTHLGNDKSKDALKESAQELLDVLMNN, from the coding sequence ATGTCAAAAGAGAGTAAGATTATTGATACAAAATCATTATATGTAAATCCTGACCGCGGTGTTGCAACGTTAAACTATAGTCAAAATTACTTTACTGATATTACTTCATTAATTAATAGTGATGAAGTAAAGGAAATTGTCCGTTTATATTTAGCTTCACGTAACCCTGATAATGATGATGATGCTTTTGATAATGCCACTGTTAACAAGTTTGTTGATATCTTAAAGAAAGTTCTTTTTGAGGATGATAGTGCATTTGATGAATATGACCCTAAAGATATTCTTGAGAGTGTTGAAGAATTATACTCATACTATCGTTCACTATTACGGGTATCGGTAATTAATCTTAGTGATAATAAGATTATCGGTAACGAGTTCCGGACTATTGATACCCAATTCAACGACTTAGTGCGTAAAGCATACCGGATCCTCGAAGAAAAGCTCCAAGGTTTTGAAAACCGGACTTATCGACAAGTTAATGCGGCAACTAACGCAACAATTTTAGTTCAACAACAAGATTGGAAAATTCCAGCTGGTTATGAAGAATTAAAGGATATTGATTTTATTAATACCGTGATGCTTCGTCCACCAATGATGATGCATACTAAGAGTAACAAACGGGAAGGGGTCTTTTCTGAAGTAAAAGATAACCCAATCGAACGTTTCCGTGGTGAACGTGGTAAGTGGTATTGTTACCCAGCAAAGATTGGTGAAAGTTTAGCCTTTATTTACTTCAATGTTGATTACTTGGTAAACGGAATCGCTCTTTCAAACTTATTTGAAATTGCATCCCCTGATGAGATTAAGGGGCAAAAACCTGATATGATTCTTCTTTTCGGTCTAAAAGAAACAGAAGGCATGGTTTCTCATTACTATCGTGACGAAAAGAATGATTTGTGGGTTGGTGAAGTACCTTACACAGATAAGACTACTTACTTTGGTTACATGAAGAAGATGTGCTTGACGCTCCATAACCTTCATCAAATTTACAATGGTCGCCTGCCAATTCACGGGTCCATGTTGAAGATTAAATTTACTAATGGTAAAGAAAAGAATGTTGTTTTCTTCGGTGATTCAGGTGCCGGAAAGTCAGAATCAATTGAAGCATTACAAGAATTAGCTGACGATAAGATTGTCAGCATGGAGACAATCTTTGATGACATGGGAAGCTTTACCCTTACTGATGGTGAACCAGGGGTATATGCTCAAGGAACAGAAACTGGTGCCTTTGTTCGTCTTGATGATTTGAGTAGTGCCGTGGCCTTCAATAACATGGACCGTGGTGTTTACCTTAATCCTGAACAGAAGAATGCCCGGGTTATTATTCCTGCTGATACTTACGAAAATGTAATCAAACATCACCATATTGATATGTGGCTATACGCTAACAATTACAGTGATGAAGTTGGTATTCATCGTTTTGATACAGAGGAAGAGGCCGAAAAAGTATTTATTGCTGGACAACGGAAGGCCCTTGGAACAACTGATGAAGTTGGAATGAGCAAGACATTCTTTGCTAACCCATTTGGCCCAGTTCAAGAACCAGAATTAACTAAGCCGATTATTGACAAGGTCTTTACAAAGCTATTTGACCAAGATGTATACGTTGGAGAAATCTTTACTCACCTTGGTAATGACAAGTCAAAGGATGCTTTGAAAGAATCAGCTCAAGAATTGCTTGATGTTTTGATGAATAATTAA
- a CDS encoding LysM peptidoglycan-binding domain-containing protein, with amino-acid sequence MKLTKNIAKITAAVAGAVALGTFATATTANADSVYTVQSGDTLSSISYKLGHDLTYVDSLASTNQIANKNLIYVGQKLVIKDDGEVTQATAQQAATLPEASQAPASASVESQQPSQAPVVASQAPVATSQVQSSAAPVSAPAQSQAPVQSVAPQQSTVSAAAQQSYSAPVQAQATSSNYSSNVSGNDAAAKAWIAARESGGSYSARNGQYVGKYQLSASYLNGDYSEANQERVADQYVANRYGSWSAAQSFWQSHGWY; translated from the coding sequence ATGAAGTTAACTAAAAACATCGCGAAAATCACTGCTGCCGTTGCAGGTGCTGTTGCCTTGGGAACATTCGCTACTGCAACTACTGCTAATGCTGATTCTGTTTACACGGTGCAAAGTGGTGATACCTTATCAAGTATTTCCTATAAGTTAGGCCATGACTTAACTTATGTTGACTCTTTAGCTTCAACTAATCAAATTGCCAATAAGAACTTAATTTATGTTGGTCAAAAGTTAGTAATTAAAGATGACGGTGAAGTAACCCAAGCAACTGCTCAACAAGCTGCTACTTTACCTGAAGCATCTCAAGCTCCAGCATCAGCTAGTGTTGAAAGTCAACAACCTAGCCAAGCTCCGGTGGTTGCTAGTCAGGCTCCTGTAGCAACAAGCCAAGTACAATCATCAGCTGCACCGGTTTCTGCTCCTGCTCAATCACAGGCTCCAGTACAATCAGTAGCTCCACAACAATCAACTGTTTCAGCTGCTGCACAACAAAGCTACAGTGCACCAGTACAAGCACAAGCTACTAGTTCAAACTACAGCTCAAATGTTAGTGGTAATGATGCGGCTGCTAAGGCTTGGATCGCAGCTCGTGAATCTGGTGGTAGCTACAGTGCTCGTAACGGTCAATACGTTGGTAAGTACCAATTATCAGCATCATACTTAAATGGTGACTACTCAGAAGCTAATCAAGAACGAGTAGCTGATCAATACGTAGCTAACCGTTACGGTTCATGGAGTGCTGCTCAATCATTCTGGCAATCACACGGTTGGTACTAA
- a CDS encoding SufD family Fe-S cluster assembly protein: MAKIWKKEPAWLEKKRQLAVILQSRFPTLPGQEEWVDPWQKKTTGVSRGWLSLQEDSLTAMPLEQAVNEYSTLLQENLMEKAIFWQDNQLAAMHLANIDCGQFIYLCPQITQERPIVFSPHLNSANTHNIIVISAGANAVIEERMVNDTLLPSYEGTEILVGANAHVTYRQANRSTSKNIYRTIHAYQAHGSTLQFEVASQVQTKATVDLYSFLDGQNTQWTPTIALRGTQQLTAMVDGFGKETSATLTQYRDSEMVTGAPFKVKAGEPLPISEDIYPLKELASSERWLKQIMTAE; the protein is encoded by the coding sequence ATGGCAAAAATTTGGAAGAAAGAGCCAGCATGGTTAGAGAAAAAACGTCAACTAGCAGTTATACTGCAATCACGGTTCCCAACTTTACCCGGTCAAGAAGAATGGGTAGATCCCTGGCAAAAGAAAACAACTGGTGTAAGCAGGGGTTGGCTTTCCTTACAGGAAGATAGCCTAACTGCGATGCCTCTTGAACAAGCGGTTAATGAATACTCAACACTATTACAAGAAAATTTAATGGAGAAGGCCATCTTTTGGCAGGATAACCAGTTAGCGGCCATGCATCTTGCAAATATTGACTGTGGACAGTTTATATATTTGTGTCCACAAATTACTCAGGAGCGTCCAATTGTCTTTAGTCCCCATCTTAACTCTGCAAACACCCATAATATTATTGTCATCAGTGCGGGGGCGAATGCGGTAATTGAAGAACGGATGGTTAATGATACGTTATTACCATCATATGAAGGGACGGAGATTTTAGTTGGAGCTAACGCGCACGTTACGTACCGGCAGGCAAATCGCTCAACTAGTAAAAATATCTATCGGACAATCCATGCATACCAAGCCCATGGTTCAACGCTGCAGTTTGAAGTAGCGAGTCAAGTTCAAACTAAAGCTACTGTCGATCTTTATAGTTTTCTGGATGGTCAAAATACTCAGTGGACCCCCACAATTGCTTTAAGAGGAACGCAGCAGTTAACCGCAATGGTTGATGGTTTTGGTAAGGAAACTTCTGCCACTCTTACCCAATATCGGGATTCAGAAATGGTCACTGGAGCACCTTTTAAAGTAAAAGCCGGCGAACCACTCCCAATTAGCGAAGATATCTATCCATTAAAAGAATTAGCTAGTAGTGAGCGTTGGCTAAAACAAATAATGACTGCTGAATAG
- the nrdG gene encoding anaerobic ribonucleoside-triphosphate reductase activating protein: MAETRLPRNPKSQEWLAKDHSLQYIADYKPFNFVDGEGVRCSLYVSGCLFNCPGCYNKAAQNFHYGQPYTQDLEDQIIEDLSQSYVQGLTLLGGEPFLNTQVCLKLVKRVRKEFGHEKDIWSWSGYTWEELMKESSDKLELLHYLDILVDGRFLLAKKDLTLQFRGSSNQRIIDVPQSLQTGKVVIWDKLVH; the protein is encoded by the coding sequence ATGGCAGAAACACGATTACCCCGCAATCCTAAGTCGCAAGAGTGGTTAGCAAAAGATCATTCATTACAATATATTGCAGACTATAAGCCCTTCAATTTTGTTGACGGGGAAGGGGTCCGGTGTAGTTTATATGTTAGTGGATGCCTTTTTAACTGCCCCGGATGCTATAACAAGGCGGCGCAGAATTTTCATTATGGACAGCCATATACCCAGGATTTAGAAGACCAGATTATCGAAGACCTTTCGCAGAGTTATGTTCAAGGATTGACTTTATTGGGTGGCGAACCATTCCTTAATACTCAGGTTTGTCTGAAGTTAGTTAAACGGGTTCGGAAAGAATTCGGTCACGAAAAGGATATTTGGTCTTGGTCTGGTTATACTTGGGAAGAATTAATGAAGGAGTCGAGCGATAAACTTGAACTTCTACACTACCTCGATATTCTAGTCGATGGTCGATTCTTGCTGGCTAAAAAGGATCTTACCCTTCAGTTTAGAGGGAGTTCTAACCAACGAATTATTGATGTTCCGCAATCTCTTCAAACGGGGAAAGTGGTTATTTGGGATAAGCTTGTTCATTAG
- the nrdD gene encoding anaerobic ribonucleoside-triphosphate reductase, translating to MKVQIIDKKDLQSLTSVQVVKRDGTVTPFYSYKINLVLNALNADEQTSQSVYVTLLDALLNQTTVTTKKIADLFVQGLVNANHEELAKVYRDYRQHDEEAFAEATNPQNKLEQLFDRNSRIVHENANKDSHVFNTQRDLEAGVVSRALGLRMLPGIVAKAHLRGDIHWHDLDYSPVTPETNCCLIDFDEMFKHGFKIGNAWVSSPRSIQTATAQMSQIIANVASLQYGGCSANRIDQLLEPYAKLNYEKHMKDAEEWIVPEKREEFAREKTKKDIYDAMQALEYEINTLYSSQGQTPFTTINFGLGTSWIAREIQKAILKIRIKGLGKEHRTAIFPKLTFTIKRGLNLDPEDPNYDIKQLALECSTKRMYPDLLMYDKIKELTGSFKTPMGCRSFLQGWTDPETGKEVNSGRMNLGVVTVNLPRIALEAHGNKQLFWEIFQEKMNICKIALDYRIKRTKEAKPENAPLLYMYGAFGKRLKKTDSVDEVFKNSRATVSLGYIGLYEVCTTFYGSNWEHNKEAHDFAIAITKAMHDLCAEWEKEEGYHFSLYSTPAESLTDTFCQDDLKKFGRVEDVTDKEYYTNSFHYDVRKHPTPFEKLSFEEAFPKYAAGGFIHYCEYPNLRQNPKALEAVWDWAYDHVGYLGTNTSIDQCFKCGFKGEFEATARGFKCPQCGNHDPATCDVVKRTCGYLGNPQQRPMVHGRHEEIIHRVKHMNAGMIKNAAEFEQQRQMDNKAHAHITGDQI from the coding sequence ATGAAAGTGCAAATAATTGATAAGAAGGATCTTCAAAGTTTAACAAGTGTTCAAGTAGTTAAACGTGATGGAACAGTAACACCATTCTATTCCTATAAGATTAACCTTGTTTTAAATGCGCTCAATGCTGATGAGCAAACTAGCCAAAGTGTTTATGTTACCTTATTGGATGCCTTGCTTAATCAAACAACTGTCACTACTAAAAAGATTGCCGATCTCTTTGTTCAAGGGCTGGTTAATGCTAATCATGAAGAATTGGCAAAAGTTTACCGTGATTATCGCCAACATGATGAAGAAGCATTTGCCGAAGCTACTAATCCCCAAAATAAGTTAGAGCAGCTTTTCGACCGAAACTCACGGATTGTTCACGAAAATGCTAATAAAGATAGCCATGTTTTTAATACTCAACGGGACCTTGAAGCCGGAGTCGTGAGCCGTGCATTGGGGTTACGGATGCTTCCTGGTATTGTAGCTAAGGCGCATCTTCGTGGTGATATTCACTGGCATGACCTTGACTATTCACCGGTAACACCTGAAACTAACTGTTGTTTAATTGACTTTGATGAGATGTTTAAGCATGGATTTAAGATTGGTAATGCTTGGGTTTCTTCACCACGCTCGATTCAAACAGCAACCGCGCAGATGTCGCAGATTATTGCTAACGTGGCGTCTCTGCAATATGGGGGATGTTCTGCTAATCGGATTGATCAATTATTAGAACCATATGCAAAGCTAAATTACGAAAAGCATATGAAGGATGCCGAAGAGTGGATAGTACCAGAGAAACGAGAAGAATTTGCTCGTGAAAAGACAAAAAAGGATATTTACGATGCAATGCAGGCTTTAGAATATGAGATTAATACCCTTTATTCTAGCCAAGGTCAAACTCCATTTACGACCATTAACTTTGGCTTAGGGACAAGCTGGATTGCCCGGGAGATCCAAAAAGCCATTTTGAAGATCCGGATTAAGGGTCTTGGTAAGGAACATCGTACAGCTATTTTTCCTAAATTAACTTTTACTATTAAACGAGGCTTAAATCTTGACCCTGAAGATCCTAATTATGATATCAAGCAACTAGCGCTTGAATGTTCAACAAAGCGGATGTATCCAGATCTTTTGATGTATGACAAGATTAAGGAACTAACGGGGAGCTTTAAGACACCAATGGGTTGCCGTTCGTTCTTACAGGGATGGACAGATCCAGAAACTGGTAAAGAAGTAAACTCGGGACGGATGAATTTAGGGGTAGTGACAGTCAACTTGCCACGGATTGCCTTGGAGGCTCATGGCAATAAGCAATTATTCTGGGAAATTTTTCAAGAGAAGATGAATATTTGTAAGATTGCCTTGGATTACCGGATTAAGCGTACTAAAGAAGCCAAGCCAGAAAATGCTCCCCTTCTTTATATGTATGGTGCATTTGGTAAACGGCTAAAGAAGACTGATAGTGTCGATGAAGTCTTTAAGAATAGTCGGGCGACCGTTTCACTAGGTTATATTGGTTTATATGAAGTATGTACGACTTTCTATGGGTCAAATTGGGAGCATAATAAAGAAGCACATGACTTTGCAATTGCAATTACTAAGGCAATGCATGATTTATGCGCTGAATGGGAAAAAGAAGAAGGATATCACTTTAGTCTTTATTCCACCCCTGCTGAATCGTTAACAGATACATTCTGCCAAGATGATTTGAAGAAGTTTGGTCGGGTTGAAGATGTAACGGATAAGGAATACTACACAAATAGTTTCCACTATGATGTTCGTAAACATCCGACACCATTTGAAAAGCTATCATTTGAAGAGGCTTTTCCTAAGTATGCGGCTGGTGGTTTTATTCATTATTGCGAATATCCCAACTTACGCCAAAATCCAAAAGCTTTAGAAGCAGTTTGGGACTGGGCATATGATCATGTCGGTTATCTGGGAACAAATACTTCAATTGATCAGTGCTTTAAGTGTGGCTTCAAAGGTGAATTTGAAGCAACTGCTCGCGGCTTTAAATGTCCGCAGTGTGGGAACCATGACCCAGCAACCTGTGACGTTGTTAAGCGGACATGTGGTTATCTTGGTAACCCTCAGCAGCGGCCAATGGTTCATGGACGGCATGAGGAAATTATTCACCGAGTTAAACATATGAATGCTGGAATGATCAAGAATGCAGCTGAATTTGAACAACAGCGGCAAATGGATAATAAGGCTCATGCTCATATTACTGGTGATCAAATTTAA
- a CDS encoding IS3 family transposase, with protein MTKISVKTKLKAVEEYANGNVTLASVRHKYGIAEHDFQIWVGIYARFGKGPLLNPPKVTGDFRLNLVKWKQENLASISETCIHFGYRSPGSVYQWECLYNKQGPQALLRLRRGRKPKNGQTTRQESRQASSAPKTEPNLTKRKLIVKDTTRCLKKIDSLEKASKKELAQVIYDLKAKYLLKDLIDALPISMSTYQYWQNRFEHPDEDEEELKAVIKGLFNYYQAEYGVRRLSTQIRDYYRLIGKKTPNHKRIQRLMHEMELKCIKYNRQVRKYDSSKGPNGKKAKNKLNRRFMSNRKYQKMVCNITELKAHDGRKVYLEIIKDLATNQILTWSISQHPNLQFALDPLQQLLKQLPHTGYQLTLHTDQGWHYQHRAWRKLLRQGNIRQSMSHRATCLDNAACETVFSKLKAEIGPDTSYRNQEELSQAINEWIHFYNERRIQTKLGNQTPLQYEQNLVA; from the coding sequence ATGACCAAAATTAGCGTTAAAACTAAACTTAAAGCTGTTGAAGAATATGCCAACGGTAATGTTACTTTAGCATCAGTTAGGCATAAATACGGGATTGCTGAACATGATTTCCAAATTTGGGTGGGAATTTATGCAAGATTTGGTAAAGGACCATTACTCAATCCACCCAAAGTAACTGGGGATTTTCGGTTAAATCTGGTAAAGTGGAAACAAGAAAATTTGGCGTCAATTTCAGAAACTTGTATTCACTTTGGATATCGTTCCCCAGGTTCAGTGTATCAGTGGGAATGTCTCTATAACAAGCAAGGGCCACAGGCTTTACTGAGATTGCGTCGGGGAAGGAAACCTAAAAATGGTCAAACGACACGACAAGAATCAAGACAAGCTTCTTCAGCTCCAAAAACAGAACCAAACCTTACAAAGAGAAAACTTATTGTTAAAGATACAACTCGATGCCTCAAAAAAATTGACAGCCTTGAGAAAGCATCCAAAAAAGAACTCGCACAAGTAATTTATGACCTCAAGGCTAAATACTTATTAAAGGATTTGATCGATGCACTTCCCATTTCCATGTCAACCTATCAGTATTGGCAAAATCGGTTTGAACATCCGGATGAGGATGAAGAAGAACTTAAAGCCGTTATTAAAGGCCTCTTTAACTACTACCAAGCTGAATACGGCGTACGCCGTTTAAGCACTCAAATTCGAGACTACTATCGCTTAATTGGTAAAAAGACACCTAATCATAAGCGCATTCAGCGCTTAATGCATGAAATGGAACTTAAATGTATCAAATATAATCGGCAAGTCCGTAAGTATGATTCCTCTAAGGGACCAAATGGCAAGAAAGCTAAGAATAAGCTAAATCGGCGTTTTATGAGTAACCGTAAATATCAGAAAATGGTTTGTAACATTACAGAATTAAAGGCTCATGATGGGCGAAAAGTGTACTTAGAAATTATTAAGGACTTGGCAACTAACCAGATTCTCACTTGGTCAATCAGTCAACATCCAAATCTTCAATTCGCATTAGATCCACTCCAGCAATTACTTAAGCAGTTACCTCATACAGGATACCAATTAACTTTACATACTGATCAAGGCTGGCACTATCAACATCGTGCTTGGCGCAAACTACTTCGTCAGGGAAACATTAGGCAAAGCATGTCGCATCGAGCAACCTGTCTGGATAACGCTGCCTGTGAAACAGTCTTTAGTAAACTGAAAGCAGAAATTGGTCCTGATACCAGTTATCGCAATCAAGAAGAATTAAGCCAAGCAATTAATGAATGGATTCACTTTTACAACGAACGCCGTATTCAGACAAAACTAGGCAACCAAACTCCACTTCAATATGAGCAGAATCTAGTTGCCTAG